The Roseofilum capinflatum BLCC-M114 genome window below encodes:
- the cobN gene encoding cobaltochelatase subunit CobN, protein MHRIAATPGGWNPQDEGVVILEQTPAPIVILTAADTDIQTLAATLPHLPPQFPDIRVANLLHLVQQLSIDDYAERVLQHAQVIVVRLLGGRAYWSYGLEVVKELAENQGIALVVMPGEDAPDMELMSHSTVSLQQVNRLWRYWSEGGVENIRNGLLFLAGSVRVGSATGHQTQTISPSHQDTALSTIMSQKDPPKSPLKRGTVPAPLFKGGWGDQKAGHSSENCSIGEPAPTIGWEGENIAEPKPIPKVGVLPQNQALGQNWPKVGILFYRAHYCAGNTAPIESLCQALVQRQLTPVPVFVSSLRDNAPHRLGDRHCQEEILHLFQPPDNPPIQVLLNTTSFAIQSLQNTGRGEKFFAPTFFSTLDVPTLQVILSSSTVEQWQQGNRGLLPRDVAMNIALPEVDGRIITRAISFKATQTYNEQLQTDVVQYQPVADRVNFVADLAKNWVKLRQKPAKERKIALILANYPTRDGRLANGVGLDTPASCVQILAALQQAGYELEDIPETGDDLITRLTAGVTNDWEGNEIRLNRGGMGEWGNGEMGLSLSQDDYEQAFGQLPVEVQQGINNRWGGIGDGGVGAGSSISGWQDDMTREPALPERWVTQPMTSSSYPDVRAGSQTSGWEDQKLGEPAPTGFAIAGLNLGNVFVGIQPSRGYDLDPSLNYHAPDLEPTPHYLAFYQWIKDIFQADAVIHVGKHGNLEWLPGKSLALSECCYPEVALGTMPHLYPFIVNDPGEGSQAKRRSQAVILDHLTPPLTRAELYGPLQQLETLVDEYYEADSLDPSRLPAIQSRITALIRQEHLDQDLGLTPEDLTGVTSQLSTRIDGYLCELKEAQIRDGLHIFGQCPQGRQLRDLIVAISRSRPQGITRALAEDLGLDFDPLTTDPTTRLEPPVVIENKTYHQVGDVVEQLETLAANYVDQLLVGAGFASRHETPTILSSHPDMGEPAPTTEKELTWIAETLYPQLQATRQEITNLLRGLDGRYIASGPSGAPTRGRAEVLPTGRNFYSVDIRAIPTETAWGMARKAAEALIERYTQENGEYPKTLGLSMWGTSAMRTGGEDLAEALWLLGVQPVWDGPSRRVVDFEVVPVSVLGRPRVDVTLRISGFFRDGFPNLIDLFNQVVEKVAALDEPEEENPLAGTVRRETEKWRELGLSEEQARERSHYRMFGSKPGAYGAGLQGLIESQNWRSDEDLARAYLNWSSYAYTGQGDGQSAPEVFAQRLQDLQVVLHNQDNREHDLLDSDDYYQFQGGLTAAVRSLKGENPTVYFGDHAVMNHPRIRTLQEEINRVYRSRVINPKWIAGVMRHGYKGAFEMAATVDYLFAYDATTHCVADHIYDGVSEAYLLDPKVQEFVEKHNPWALRDMAERLLEAHQRGLWTSASAERVDELRAIVHQAEANIE, encoded by the coding sequence ATGCATCGAATCGCCGCAACTCCGGGAGGATGGAACCCTCAAGATGAAGGGGTGGTTATCCTCGAACAAACTCCAGCCCCTATCGTTATTCTCACCGCAGCCGATACAGATATTCAAACCTTAGCGGCAACTCTCCCCCATCTTCCGCCCCAGTTTCCCGATATTCGGGTGGCGAATCTGTTGCACTTGGTGCAGCAACTGTCGATTGATGATTATGCCGAGCGGGTATTGCAGCACGCGCAGGTGATTGTGGTGCGTTTGTTGGGAGGACGGGCTTATTGGTCTTATGGCTTGGAAGTGGTAAAGGAGTTGGCTGAAAATCAGGGCATTGCTTTGGTGGTGATGCCTGGTGAAGATGCTCCAGATATGGAGTTGATGAGCCATTCGACGGTTTCTTTGCAGCAGGTTAACCGATTATGGCGCTATTGGAGCGAGGGGGGCGTGGAAAATATTCGCAATGGGTTGTTGTTTTTAGCGGGTTCTGTAAGGGTGGGTTCCGCTACGGGGCATCAAACACAAACTATTTCCCCTTCTCACCAAGATACAGCACTTTCCACTATTATGAGCCAGAAAGATCCCCCTAAATCCCCCTTAAAAAGGGGGACTGTTCCTGCCCCCCTTTTTAAGGGGGGTTGGGGGGATCAAAAGGCCGGGCATAGCAGCGAAAACTGCTCTATTGGTGAACCCGCCCCTACCATTGGGTGGGAAGGCGAAAATATTGCTGAACCGAAACCCATCCCAAAAGTGGGCGTATTACCGCAAAACCAAGCTTTAGGGCAAAATTGGCCAAAAGTGGGAATTCTCTTCTATCGTGCCCATTATTGCGCCGGAAATACGGCTCCAATTGAGTCCCTGTGTCAGGCTTTAGTGCAGCGCCAGTTAACACCGGTTCCTGTTTTTGTGTCGTCTTTGCGCGATAATGCTCCGCATCGCTTGGGCGATCGCCACTGCCAAGAAGAAATTCTACACCTGTTCCAACCTCCAGACAACCCACCCATCCAAGTTCTGCTCAATACCACCAGTTTCGCCATCCAATCCCTACAAAATACGGGTAGGGGCGAAAAATTTTTCGCCCCTACATTTTTCTCGACATTAGATGTCCCCACCCTACAAGTCATCCTCAGCAGCTCCACCGTCGAGCAATGGCAACAAGGCAACCGGGGACTCCTACCCAGAGATGTAGCCATGAATATCGCCCTACCGGAAGTAGACGGCAGAATTATCACTCGCGCCATTTCCTTCAAAGCCACCCAAACCTATAACGAGCAACTGCAAACCGATGTAGTGCAATATCAACCGGTTGCTGACCGAGTGAACTTTGTAGCTGACTTAGCCAAAAACTGGGTGAAACTGCGGCAAAAACCCGCAAAAGAGCGCAAAATTGCCCTGATTTTGGCCAATTATCCCACCCGTGACGGACGACTGGCGAATGGGGTGGGGTTGGATACTCCCGCCAGTTGCGTGCAGATTTTGGCGGCTTTGCAACAGGCAGGATATGAGTTAGAGGATATTCCGGAAACGGGGGATGATTTAATTACTCGCTTAACCGCAGGGGTGACGAATGACTGGGAAGGGAATGAGATACGGTTGAATCGTGGGGGAATGGGGGAATGGGGGAATGGGGAGATGGGGTTATCTCTGTCTCAAGATGATTATGAACAGGCGTTTGGGCAATTGCCGGTTGAGGTGCAACAGGGTATTAATAACCGATGGGGTGGTATTGGGGATGGTGGTGTAGGGGCGGGTTCATCAATATCTGGATGGCAAGACGATATGACTCGTGAACCCGCCCTCCCGGAACGTTGGGTTACACAACCCATGACTTCTTCTTCGTACCCAGATGTAAGGGCGGGTTCACAAACATCTGGGTGGGAAGACCAAAAATTGGGTGAACCCGCCCCTACGGGGTTTGCTATTGCCGGGTTAAATTTGGGGAATGTGTTTGTGGGTATCCAACCGTCGCGGGGATACGATCTAGACCCAAGCTTAAATTACCATGCGCCAGATTTAGAGCCTACGCCCCATTATCTGGCTTTTTATCAGTGGATTAAAGACATCTTTCAAGCGGATGCGGTGATTCATGTGGGCAAACATGGGAATTTGGAATGGTTACCCGGCAAGAGTTTAGCCCTGTCTGAGTGCTGTTATCCGGAGGTGGCGTTAGGGACAATGCCGCACTTGTACCCGTTTATTGTGAATGATCCGGGGGAAGGTTCGCAAGCGAAACGGCGATCGCAAGCCGTTATCCTCGATCATCTTACCCCACCCCTGACTCGCGCCGAACTCTACGGCCCCCTGCAACAACTCGAAACCCTCGTCGATGAATATTATGAAGCCGATAGTTTAGACCCTTCCAGACTACCCGCTATCCAATCTCGAATTACCGCGCTCATCCGTCAAGAACATCTCGACCAAGATTTAGGTTTAACTCCAGAAGACTTAACTGGGGTTACCTCGCAACTTTCCACCCGCATTGATGGCTATCTGTGCGAACTCAAAGAAGCCCAAATTCGCGATGGTCTACATATTTTCGGTCAATGTCCCCAAGGGCGACAACTGCGAGATCTAATCGTTGCCATCTCCCGCTCCCGTCCCCAGGGAATTACCCGTGCTTTAGCGGAGGATTTAGGTTTAGACTTTGACCCCCTCACCACTGACCCCACGACGCGGTTGGAGCCTCCGGTGGTGATTGAAAACAAAACCTATCACCAAGTGGGGGATGTCGTCGAGCAACTAGAAACATTAGCGGCAAATTATGTAGACCAATTATTGGTAGGGGCGGGTTTCGCTTCGCGACATGAAACACCAACCATCTTGTCTTCCCACCCAGATATGGGTGAACCCGCCCCTACAACGGAAAAGGAACTCACCTGGATTGCCGAAACCCTGTATCCTCAACTACAAGCCACCCGGCAAGAAATTACCAACCTCTTGCGCGGACTAGACGGGCGCTACATTGCCAGTGGGCCATCGGGCGCTCCCACGCGGGGACGGGCGGAAGTTCTGCCAACCGGTCGTAATTTTTACTCGGTTGATATTCGGGCAATTCCCACGGAAACGGCTTGGGGAATGGCGCGGAAGGCGGCGGAAGCGTTGATTGAGCGCTATACCCAGGAAAATGGGGAGTATCCGAAAACACTGGGGTTGTCGATGTGGGGGACTTCGGCTATGCGGACAGGAGGGGAAGATTTGGCAGAGGCTTTATGGTTGTTGGGAGTGCAACCGGTTTGGGATGGGCCGTCTCGTCGGGTGGTGGATTTTGAGGTGGTTCCGGTGTCAGTTTTGGGACGGCCGAGGGTGGATGTGACGTTGCGAATTTCGGGATTTTTCCGGGATGGGTTCCCGAATTTGATCGATTTGTTTAATCAGGTGGTGGAGAAGGTTGCAGCATTGGATGAACCGGAAGAGGAGAACCCATTAGCGGGGACGGTGCGCCGGGAAACCGAGAAATGGCGAGAGTTGGGGTTAAGTGAGGAGCAAGCAAGGGAGCGATCGCATTATCGCATGTTTGGATCGAAACCGGGCGCGTATGGGGCCGGGTTACAGGGCCTAATTGAGTCGCAAAATTGGCGCTCCGATGAGGATTTAGCCCGCGCTTATCTGAATTGGAGCAGTTACGCTTACACGGGGCAAGGGGACGGTCAAAGTGCGCCGGAAGTTTTTGCCCAACGGTTACAAGATTTACAGGTGGTTTTGCACAATCAAGATAACCGCGAACACGATCTATTAGATTCGGATGATTACTATCAGTTTCAAGGGGGATTAACGGCAGCAGTGCGGTCATTAAAGGGAGAAAATCCTACGGTTTATTTTGGCGATCATGCGGTGATGAATCATCCGAGAATTCGCACGCTACAAGAGGAAATTAACCGGGTATATCGATCGCGAGTCATCAACCCCAAATGGATCGCCGGTGTGATGCGACACGGGTATAAAGGAGCCTTTGAAATGGCGGCTACGGTAGATTATCTGTTTGCCTATGATGCCACCACTCATTGTGTGGCGGATCATATTTATGATGGCGTAAGCGAGGCGTATTTACTCGATCCGAAGGTACAGGAGTTTGTGGAAAAGCACAATCCTTGGGCGCTGCGAGATATGGCAGAA